A DNA window from Phaeobacter sp. A36a-5a contains the following coding sequences:
- a CDS encoding NADH-quinone oxidoreductase subunit A: protein MEEMLREYLPILVFLAVAVGLGIVLILAAVVLAVRNPDPEKVSAYECGFNAFDDARMKFDVRFYLVSILFIIFDLEIAFLFPWAVGFKDMSDAGFWSMMVFLAVLTIGFAYEWKKGALEWE, encoded by the coding sequence GTGGAAGAGATGTTGCGGGAATACCTCCCGATTCTGGTGTTTCTGGCCGTAGCGGTCGGGCTTGGAATTGTTCTTATTTTGGCGGCAGTTGTGCTGGCCGTCCGCAATCCGGACCCTGAAAAGGTCAGCGCCTACGAATGCGGGTTCAACGCATTCGACGACGCACGGATGAAGTTTGATGTCCGGTTCTACCTGGTGTCGATTCTGTTCATCATTTTTGATCTGGAAATAGCGTTTCTGTTTCCCTGGGCCGTCGGCTTCAAGGATATGAGCGATGCGGGCTTCTGGTCGATGATGGTGTTTCTCGCTGTGCTGACCATCGGTTTTGCCTATGAGTGGAAGAAAGGGGCCCTGGAATGGGAGTGA
- a CDS encoding acetyl/propionyl/methylcrotonyl-CoA carboxylase subunit alpha, translated as MFDKILIANRGEIACRVMETARAMGVKTVAVYSDADRGAKHVAMADEACHIGHGPAPADSYLLGDEIIAIARATGAQAIHPGYGFLSENPGFVDAVEAAGLTFIGPSAEAIRKMGLKDAAKVLMEAAGVPVVPGYHGANQDADFLRDQADQIGYPVLIKAVAGGGGKGMRLVEKPADFADALKSAQGEATTAFGNPDVLIEKYIQQPRHIEVQVFGDGKSAVHLFERDCSLQRRHQKVIEEAPAPGMTAEMRAAMGEAGVRAAEAIGYKGAGTVEFIVDGSDGLRPDGFWFMEMNTRLQVEHPVTELITGVDLVEWQLRVASGESLPAKQEDLTITGHAFEARLYAEDVPKGFLPATGTLTHLSFPAEARADSGVRAGDTISPWYDPMISKVIVHGPTRAIALSRLSQALAATEVGGTVTNLAFLGALAAHEGFAAGNVDTGLIARDLDQLVQAPGVTPEQKAAAGMQALGLLEGGWETGFTLWSDMRRSVHLSHQGDVFEATVEVDGPDRQIWEFPQDPESQVCATRIGGHWVLGGNRLPSIAQSGNTITVFDSYGLEFEVIDPLDRASAAGGDQNVIEAPMPGLVKAVFAEAGQSVKEGERLAILEAMKMEHSLLAARDGVVAEVLASAGDQVEAGAALVRLEEADS; from the coding sequence ATGTTTGACAAGATCCTGATTGCCAACCGCGGCGAAATCGCCTGCCGCGTGATGGAAACCGCCCGCGCCATGGGCGTGAAAACCGTGGCGGTCTATTCCGACGCCGATCGTGGCGCAAAGCATGTCGCCATGGCGGATGAGGCCTGCCACATCGGGCATGGCCCGGCGCCGGCCGACAGCTATCTCCTCGGCGATGAGATCATCGCAATCGCCAGGGCGACCGGTGCGCAGGCCATCCATCCGGGTTATGGGTTTCTTTCGGAGAACCCGGGTTTTGTGGATGCGGTAGAGGCTGCGGGCCTTACCTTCATCGGCCCTTCTGCGGAGGCGATCCGCAAGATGGGTCTGAAAGACGCCGCCAAGGTGCTGATGGAGGCGGCTGGCGTGCCGGTGGTGCCGGGCTATCACGGCGCCAATCAGGATGCCGATTTCCTCAGGGATCAGGCGGATCAGATTGGCTATCCGGTGCTGATCAAGGCAGTTGCCGGTGGCGGCGGCAAGGGGATGCGGCTGGTTGAGAAACCTGCCGATTTCGCCGACGCGCTCAAAAGCGCGCAGGGAGAGGCCACCACCGCCTTTGGCAACCCCGATGTGCTGATCGAGAAATACATCCAGCAGCCGCGCCATATCGAGGTGCAGGTTTTTGGCGACGGCAAAAGTGCCGTGCATCTGTTCGAGCGCGACTGCTCCCTGCAACGCCGCCATCAGAAGGTGATCGAGGAAGCCCCCGCGCCGGGCATGACCGCAGAAATGCGCGCCGCGATGGGCGAGGCTGGCGTGCGCGCGGCCGAAGCCATCGGCTACAAGGGCGCGGGCACGGTTGAGTTCATCGTTGACGGCTCTGACGGGCTGCGCCCTGACGGGTTCTGGTTCATGGAAATGAACACCCGCCTGCAGGTGGAGCATCCAGTGACCGAGCTGATCACCGGCGTTGATCTGGTGGAATGGCAGCTGCGGGTTGCATCGGGCGAGAGCCTGCCTGCCAAACAGGAAGACCTCACCATCACCGGCCATGCGTTTGAGGCACGGCTTTACGCCGAAGACGTGCCCAAGGGCTTCCTGCCCGCAACCGGCACGCTGACGCATCTGTCCTTCCCGGCTGAGGCCCGCGCCGACAGCGGTGTCAGGGCAGGGGATACCATCAGCCCCTGGTATGATCCGATGATCTCGAAGGTGATCGTACATGGTCCCACCCGCGCAATCGCCCTGTCGCGCCTGTCGCAGGCGCTGGCGGCAACCGAGGTCGGCGGCACGGTCACCAACCTTGCCTTCCTTGGCGCGCTGGCGGCGCATGAGGGCTTTGCGGCGGGGAACGTCGACACGGGCCTTATCGCGCGCGATCTGGATCAGCTGGTGCAGGCGCCTGGGGTGACGCCCGAGCAGAAGGCCGCCGCCGGTATGCAGGCCCTTGGCCTCCTCGAGGGCGGCTGGGAGACCGGCTTTACCCTTTGGTCCGATATGCGCCGTTCCGTTCACCTCAGCCATCAGGGTGATGTGTTTGAAGCCACGGTTGAGGTGGATGGACCGGATCGCCAGATCTGGGAGTTCCCCCAGGACCCCGAATCCCAGGTCTGCGCCACCAGGATCGGTGGACATTGGGTGCTGGGCGGTAATCGTCTGCCCTCGATCGCCCAATCGGGCAATACGATCACCGTATTTGATAGCTATGGCCTCGAGTTCGAGGTGATTGACCCCCTGGACCGCGCATCGGCAGCGGGCGGGGATCAGAATGTGATCGAGGCCCCGATGCCCGGTCTGGTCAAGGCGGTTTTTGCCGAAGCAGGCCAGAGCGTCAAAGAAGGTGAACGACTCGCTATCCTTGAGGCGATGAAAATGGAACACTCGCTTCTGGCGGCCCGCGACGGCGTGGTGGCCGAGGTGCTGGCCTCGGCTGGTGATCAGGTCGAAGCGGGGGCCGCGTTGGTCCGCCTGGAGGAGGCGGACAGCTAA
- a CDS encoding NADH-quinone oxidoreductase subunit C has protein sequence MTEALKELGTQIAAKRPDCVIDWDVSFDELNVDVAPSNLAGFVEFLKADATCKFSSLVDITAVDYPDRAKRFDVVYHFLSMYQNQRIRLRVSIREDEMLPSIVTIHPSANWFEREVFDMFGILFTGHPDLRRILTDYGFRGYPLRKDFPTTGYTEVRYDEAQKRVVYEPVSLVQEYRQFDFMSPWEGAEYILPGDEKEGAK, from the coding sequence ATGACTGAAGCTCTGAAAGAACTCGGCACCCAGATCGCTGCCAAACGTCCTGATTGTGTCATCGACTGGGATGTCAGCTTTGATGAGCTGAATGTCGATGTTGCCCCGTCGAACCTTGCGGGGTTTGTCGAATTTCTGAAAGCCGATGCGACCTGCAAGTTCTCGTCGCTTGTCGATATCACGGCCGTTGACTACCCGGATCGCGCCAAGCGGTTCGACGTGGTCTATCATTTCCTGTCGATGTATCAGAACCAGCGGATCCGCCTGCGCGTATCGATCCGCGAGGATGAGATGCTGCCGTCGATCGTGACCATCCATCCCTCGGCCAACTGGTTTGAGCGGGAGGTGTTCGACATGTTCGGCATCCTGTTCACCGGCCACCCGGATCTGCGCCGCATTCTGACCGACTATGGTTTCCGTGGCTATCCGCTGCGCAAGGATTTCCCGACCACCGGCTATACAGAGGTTCGCTACGACGAGGCGCAGAAACGCGTTGTCTATGAACCGGTCAGCCTGGTTCAGGAGTACCGCCAGTTTGACTTCATGAGCCCGTGGGAGGGTGCCGAATACATCCTGCCCGGCGACGAGAAAGAGGGGGCGAAGTAA
- a CDS encoding carboxyl transferase domain-containing protein produces the protein MKLNSKAMPSSEVFKQNREAHLDALAQISEAAEAARMGGGEKSRARHESRGKMLPRRRVANLLDPGSPFLEIGATAAHAMYDGAAPAAGVIAGIGRVHGQEVMVVCNDATVKGGTYYPMTVKKHLRAQEIAEENRLPCIYLVDSGGANLPNQDEVFPDRDHFGRIFYNQARMSAKGIPQIAVVMGSCTAGGAYVPAMSDVTIIVKEQGTIFLAGPPLVKAATGEVVSAEDLGGGDVHTRLSGVADYLAEDDAHALALARRAVQSLNINKPLTVNWASPEEPAYDPEEILGVVPGDLRTPYDIREVIARLVDGSRFDEFKPRFGETLVTGFAHVKGCPVGIIANNGVLFSEAAQKGAHFVELCSQRKIPLVFLQNITGFMVGRKYENEGIARHGAKMVTAVATTNVPKVTMLVGGSFGAGNYGMSGRAYSPRFLWTWPNSRISVMGGEQAAGVLATVKRDAIERMGGSWSTEDEAEFKRPTIEMFEEQSHPLYASARLWDDGIIDPRKSRDVLALSLSAALNAPIEETKFGVFRM, from the coding sequence ATGAAACTCAATTCCAAGGCGATGCCTTCCTCGGAAGTCTTCAAACAGAACCGCGAGGCGCATCTGGACGCGCTCGCGCAGATCAGCGAGGCGGCAGAGGCCGCGCGCATGGGCGGCGGCGAGAAATCCCGCGCGCGGCACGAAAGCCGCGGCAAGATGCTGCCGCGCCGCCGGGTGGCGAACCTCTTGGACCCCGGCTCCCCGTTTTTGGAGATCGGCGCCACTGCGGCGCACGCCATGTATGACGGTGCTGCTCCTGCGGCGGGCGTGATCGCGGGCATCGGTCGGGTTCACGGCCAGGAGGTCATGGTGGTCTGCAACGACGCCACCGTGAAGGGCGGCACCTACTACCCGATGACGGTGAAGAAGCACCTGCGCGCGCAGGAGATTGCCGAGGAAAACCGTTTGCCCTGCATCTACCTGGTCGACTCGGGTGGTGCCAACCTGCCCAACCAGGATGAGGTCTTCCCCGACCGTGACCACTTCGGGCGCATCTTCTACAATCAGGCGCGGATGTCGGCCAAGGGCATCCCGCAGATTGCCGTCGTCATGGGCTCCTGCACTGCGGGCGGTGCCTATGTGCCGGCGATGTCGGATGTCACCATCATCGTGAAGGAGCAGGGCACCATCTTCCTCGCGGGCCCGCCGCTGGTGAAGGCCGCCACGGGCGAGGTGGTCAGCGCCGAGGATCTGGGTGGCGGCGATGTGCACACGCGCCTCTCCGGTGTGGCGGATTACCTCGCCGAGGATGACGCCCATGCGCTGGCACTGGCGCGGCGCGCGGTGCAATCGCTGAATATCAACAAGCCGTTGACAGTGAACTGGGCCAGCCCAGAGGAACCCGCCTACGACCCCGAGGAAATCCTCGGCGTGGTGCCGGGCGATCTGCGCACGCCTTATGACATCCGCGAGGTGATTGCGCGGCTGGTCGATGGCTCGCGCTTTGATGAGTTCAAGCCGCGCTTTGGCGAGACCCTTGTGACCGGCTTTGCCCATGTGAAGGGCTGCCCGGTCGGCATCATCGCCAACAACGGTGTCCTGTTCTCCGAAGCCGCCCAGAAAGGCGCGCATTTCGTGGAGCTGTGCTCCCAGCGCAAGATCCCGCTGGTGTTCCTGCAAAACATCACCGGCTTCATGGTCGGCCGCAAATATGAGAACGAAGGCATTGCCCGCCACGGCGCCAAGATGGTGACAGCGGTTGCCACCACCAATGTGCCGAAGGTTACGATGCTGGTTGGCGGCTCCTTCGGTGCCGGCAATTACGGCATGTCGGGCCGCGCCTATTCCCCGCGTTTTCTGTGGACCTGGCCGAATTCCCGTATCTCGGTGATGGGTGGCGAGCAGGCGGCGGGCGTGCTGGCGACAGTGAAACGCGACGCGATCGAACGTATGGGCGGCAGCTGGAGCACTGAAGACGAGGCCGAGTTCAAACGCCCCACCATCGAGATGTTCGAGGAGCAGAGCCACCCGCTTTACGCCTCGGCGCGGCTTTGGGACGACGGCATCATCGACCCGCGCAAGAGTCGCGACGTGCTGGCCCTGTCGCTGAGTGCCGCCCTGAACGCCCCGATCGAAGAGACCAAATTCGGCGTCTTCCGGATGTAA
- a CDS encoding hydroxymethylglutaryl-CoA lyase produces the protein MGESVEIFEVGPRDGLQNEKRDIPVSEKVALIDRLTQAGFRRIEVASFVSPKWVPQMAGSGEVLAGINRGADVRYAALTPNMRGYEDALAAKADEIAVFASASEGFSKANINASVAESIERFTPIIEAARHIDLPVRGYISCVTECPFDGPTDPDAVAALADGLFSMGCYEISLGDTIGQATPDSIARMLLAVRERVPVSRLAGHYHDTAGRAIDNIDASLSLGVRVFDAAVGGLGGCPYAPGAAGNVATEAVHEHLTRLGYETGLDGSVLQDAAKMAQAMRSDGS, from the coding sequence GTGGGTGAAAGCGTCGAGATTTTCGAAGTCGGACCACGCGATGGTTTGCAGAATGAAAAGCGGGACATACCGGTATCGGAGAAGGTCGCGCTGATCGACCGCCTGACGCAGGCGGGCTTCCGGCGGATCGAAGTGGCGAGCTTTGTCTCGCCCAAATGGGTGCCGCAGATGGCCGGATCGGGCGAGGTGCTCGCCGGGATCAACCGTGGGGCGGATGTGCGCTATGCCGCGCTGACGCCGAATATGCGCGGTTACGAGGATGCCTTGGCCGCCAAAGCGGATGAGATCGCGGTCTTTGCCTCTGCGTCGGAGGGGTTCTCCAAGGCCAATATCAACGCCAGCGTGGCCGAATCCATCGAACGATTCACGCCAATCATCGAGGCCGCGCGCCATATCGACCTGCCGGTGCGCGGATATATCTCCTGTGTGACCGAATGCCCGTTTGACGGGCCAACGGACCCCGACGCTGTTGCGGCGCTGGCGGATGGGCTGTTCTCCATGGGCTGCTATGAGATTTCGCTGGGCGACACCATTGGTCAGGCAACACCGGATTCGATTGCACGCATGTTGCTTGCGGTGCGTGAGCGGGTGCCGGTCAGCCGCTTGGCGGGGCACTATCATGACACGGCGGGGCGGGCGATTGACAACATTGATGCGTCGCTTTCGCTTGGTGTCCGGGTGTTTGACGCGGCCGTCGGCGGCCTGGGCGGTTGCCCCTATGCGCCGGGGGCGGCAGGCAATGTCGCAACCGAGGCGGTGCATGAGCATCTGACGCGGCTTGGCTACGAGACGGGGCTTGACGGTTCTGTGCTACAGGACGCGGCGAAGATGGCCCAGGCAATGCGCAGCGACGGCAGCTGA
- a CDS encoding crotonase/enoyl-CoA hydratase family protein: MYTTLTLTTDDRGVATLMLNRPEKHNAMSGDMLQELKAAAAALAADRSVRVVVLTGAGKSFCAGGDLGWMQAQMTADAETRAREARVLAEMLMAINTLPQPVIGAVQGNAFGGGVGMACVCDVAIGADHIKMGLTETRLGLIPATIGPYVVARMGEARARRVFMSARLFGADEAVDLGILARTVPASEMDAAIEAEVTPYLSCAPEAVGAAKALVRDLGPKIDDAVIDHTIAALVERWEGREAPEGIAAFFAKEKPSWQR; this comes from the coding sequence ATGTACACCACACTCACGCTGACCACCGACGATCGGGGTGTTGCGACCCTCATGCTCAACCGCCCCGAGAAGCACAACGCCATGTCCGGCGATATGCTACAGGAGCTGAAGGCTGCCGCAGCTGCGCTGGCTGCGGACCGGTCGGTGCGCGTTGTCGTGCTCACTGGGGCGGGCAAGAGTTTCTGCGCGGGCGGCGATCTGGGCTGGATGCAGGCACAGATGACTGCGGATGCCGAAACCCGTGCGCGCGAAGCCAGGGTTCTGGCGGAGATGCTGATGGCCATCAATACCTTGCCGCAGCCGGTGATTGGGGCGGTTCAGGGCAATGCCTTTGGCGGCGGTGTCGGCATGGCCTGTGTCTGCGATGTCGCGATTGGGGCCGACCACATCAAGATGGGTCTTACGGAGACACGGCTGGGCCTGATCCCGGCCACGATTGGCCCCTATGTCGTCGCCCGCATGGGTGAGGCGCGGGCTCGGCGTGTCTTTATGTCGGCGCGCCTGTTCGGGGCTGATGAGGCGGTCGATCTCGGGATTCTTGCGCGGACCGTGCCCGCCAGCGAGATGGACGCCGCAATCGAGGCCGAGGTGACCCCCTATCTGAGCTGCGCGCCCGAGGCGGTCGGGGCCGCAAAGGCATTGGTACGTGATCTGGGGCCGAAAATCGACGATGCGGTGATTGATCACACGATTGCCGCATTGGTGGAGCGCTGGGAAGGCCGGGAGGCACCCGAAGGGATTGCCGCGTTTTTCGCCAAGGAAAAACCAAGCTGGCAGCGGTAG
- a CDS encoding OmpW/AlkL family protein — MTRMVSALALSAALAALAGPALAQSQGDWTLGIGIANVNPKSDNGRLAGAAATIDDDTALTFTAEYFIRDNIGIELLAASPFEHDISLNGAYTATTKHLPPTLSVNYHFPTQTRFKPFVGVGINYTTFFEESSPAGVISLDDSVGLALNLGADWQISDRGALRVNVRYMDIETDVTLNGTKIGTAEIDPITVGFGYVHRF; from the coding sequence ATGACCCGTATGGTTTCCGCCCTGGCTCTTAGCGCTGCACTGGCAGCCCTGGCCGGCCCCGCCCTTGCCCAGTCCCAGGGGGATTGGACCCTTGGCATCGGCATCGCCAACGTCAATCCGAAATCCGACAATGGTAGGCTCGCCGGTGCTGCTGCCACTATTGACGACGATACTGCTCTGACCTTCACCGCGGAGTACTTCATCCGCGACAACATCGGGATTGAACTTCTGGCCGCCAGCCCGTTCGAACATGATATTTCTTTGAACGGCGCCTATACCGCGACTACGAAGCATCTGCCGCCGACCCTGTCGGTCAACTATCACTTCCCGACGCAGACTAGGTTCAAACCCTTTGTCGGCGTTGGTATCAACTACACGACCTTCTTTGAGGAAAGCTCGCCCGCGGGGGTTATTTCGCTTGATGACAGCGTCGGGCTGGCACTGAACCTTGGCGCCGACTGGCAGATCTCGGATCGTGGCGCATTGCGGGTGAACGTCCGCTACATGGATATCGAAACCGATGTGACCCTGAACGGCACCAAGATCGGCACCGCCGAGATTGATCCGATCACTGTTGGGTTTGGCTACGTTCACCGTTTCTGA
- a CDS encoding isovaleryl-CoA dehydrogenase has translation MFNASMTFDLGEDVNALRDMVHRWAQERVKPMAQEIDQKNEFPAELWQEMGELGLLGITVPEEFGGAGMSYLAHTVAVEEIARASASVSLSYGAHSNLCVNQIKLNGNAEQKAKYLPRLISGEHVGALAMSEAGAGSDVVSMSLRAEKCNDHYRLNGNKYWITNGPDADTLVVYAKTDPEAGSKGITAFLIEKEFKGFSTSPHFDKLGMRGSNTAELVFEDVEVPFENVLGEEGKGVRVLMSGLDYERVVLAGIGTGIMAACMDEMMPYMKERKQFGQPIGNFQLMQGKIADMYTAMNTARAYVYEVAKACDKGTVTRQDAAACCLYASEVAMTQAHQAVQAFGGAGYLSDNPVGRIFRDAKLMEIGAGTSEIRRMLIGRELMGQM, from the coding sequence ATGTTTAACGCAAGCATGACCTTTGATCTGGGCGAAGATGTGAATGCCCTGCGCGACATGGTGCACCGCTGGGCGCAGGAGCGCGTCAAGCCAATGGCGCAGGAGATTGATCAGAAAAACGAATTCCCCGCCGAGCTATGGCAGGAGATGGGTGAGCTGGGATTGCTGGGTATCACCGTGCCTGAGGAATTCGGCGGTGCCGGCATGTCCTATCTGGCCCATACCGTCGCGGTTGAGGAGATCGCCCGGGCCAGCGCCTCGGTGTCGCTGTCTTATGGCGCGCATTCGAATCTCTGCGTCAATCAGATCAAGCTCAACGGCAATGCCGAACAAAAGGCAAAATATCTGCCGCGGCTGATTTCCGGCGAACACGTCGGCGCGCTGGCCATGTCCGAGGCAGGCGCCGGCTCCGATGTTGTCTCGATGAGCCTGCGCGCGGAGAAGTGCAATGATCACTATCGCCTGAACGGCAATAAATACTGGATCACGAACGGTCCCGATGCCGACACGCTGGTGGTCTATGCCAAGACCGACCCCGAAGCGGGATCCAAGGGGATCACAGCCTTCCTGATCGAAAAGGAATTCAAGGGCTTCTCGACCTCGCCGCATTTTGACAAGCTGGGGATGCGCGGCTCCAACACCGCCGAACTGGTGTTCGAAGACGTCGAGGTCCCATTTGAGAATGTGCTGGGTGAAGAAGGCAAGGGCGTGCGCGTCCTGATGTCTGGTCTCGACTATGAGCGCGTCGTTTTGGCGGGCATCGGCACTGGCATCATGGCCGCCTGCATGGATGAGATGATGCCCTACATGAAAGAACGCAAACAATTCGGCCAGCCGATTGGAAACTTCCAGCTGATGCAGGGCAAGATCGCCGACATGTATACCGCGATGAACACCGCGCGGGCTTATGTCTACGAAGTGGCAAAAGCCTGCGACAAGGGGACCGTGACCCGCCAGGATGCCGCCGCCTGCTGTCTTTACGCCTCTGAGGTGGCCATGACGCAGGCGCATCAGGCGGTGCAGGCCTTTGGTGGGGCGGGCTATCTCTCCGACAACCCGGTGGGCCGTATCTTCCGGGATGCCAAGCTGATGGAGATTGGCGCGGGCACCTCGGAGATCCGCCGGATGCTGATCGGCCGCGAGCTGATGGGCCAGATGTAA
- a CDS encoding NuoB/complex I 20 kDa subunit family protein, which translates to MGVMTGANTAGVDKEVVTQALNAELQDKGFLLTSAEDIINWARTGSLHWMTFGLACCAVEMMHTSMPRYDAERFGIAPRASPRQSDVMIVAGTLTNKMAPALRKVYDQMPEPRYVISMGSCANGGGYYHYSYSVVRGCDRIVPVDVYVPGCPPTAEALLYGLMQLQRKIRRTGTLVR; encoded by the coding sequence ATGGGAGTGATGACCGGAGCCAATACGGCTGGCGTCGACAAGGAAGTTGTCACCCAGGCCCTGAATGCCGAACTGCAGGACAAGGGGTTTCTGCTGACCTCGGCAGAGGATATCATCAACTGGGCGCGCACCGGCTCGCTGCACTGGATGACCTTTGGTCTGGCCTGCTGCGCGGTTGAGATGATGCACACCTCGATGCCGCGCTACGATGCCGAGCGTTTCGGTATCGCGCCGCGTGCCTCTCCGCGCCAGTCGGATGTGATGATCGTCGCGGGGACGCTGACCAACAAGATGGCGCCCGCCCTACGCAAGGTCTACGACCAGATGCCCGAGCCGCGTTATGTGATCTCGATGGGGTCCTGCGCCAATGGCGGCGGCTATTACCACTACAGCTATTCCGTGGTGCGCGGATGTGACCGGATCGTGCCTGTGGATGTCTATGTGCCCGGTTGCCCGCCGACGGCAGAGGCGCTGCTGTATGGTCTGATGCAATTGCAGCGCAAAATTCGCCGCACCGGCACGCTTGTGCGTTAA
- a CDS encoding AMP-binding protein, with product MTKQTTYPGLTAAGGWAFPARLNMAEQALDHPDDALALIDLTTADRRDVTYGMLRGQVDLLARHLSAQVAPGDRVGVLLSQSVGCAVAHLAIWKIGAISVPLFKLFQQDALASRIGDAGLDLVLTDTAGAAQLGELAQPLLVEEVLTETPAHNGDLLPYAETTPETPAVLIYTSGTTGSAKGALHGHRVLSGHLPGVAISHDHLGQPGDCLWTPADWAWIGGLFDVLMPGLALGVPVVAARLDKFTPEACADIIRRGDVRNVFFPPTALRLLKAAGQGLDGLRSVASGGEPLGAEMLAWGQRSLGVTINEFYGQTECNMTVSSCTADFPVRPGCIGRPVPGCVVEVIDADGTPTRAEGDVAVRRGAASMMLEYWNRPDATAEKFHGDWLVTGDRGIWEGDYLRFVGREDDVITSAGYRIGPAEIEDCLMTHPAVATVGVVGKPDELRTEIVKAYVVLKPGHSPSEKDLQDYVKSRLAKYSYPREVEFLDALPMTVTGKVIRKELKARAAGEVN from the coding sequence ATGACCAAGCAGACGACATATCCCGGGTTGACGGCCGCAGGCGGCTGGGCGTTTCCTGCGCGCCTCAACATGGCTGAACAAGCTCTGGACCACCCGGACGATGCGCTTGCGCTGATTGATCTCACAACCGCAGACCGCCGGGATGTGACCTACGGGATGCTGCGTGGACAGGTGGACCTGCTGGCCCGCCACCTGTCGGCGCAGGTCGCCCCCGGAGATCGTGTCGGTGTACTGCTGAGCCAGTCTGTCGGCTGCGCAGTTGCGCATCTGGCGATCTGGAAGATCGGTGCCATCTCGGTGCCGTTGTTCAAGCTGTTCCAGCAGGATGCGCTGGCCTCACGCATCGGCGATGCCGGATTGGACCTTGTGCTGACCGATACGGCTGGGGCGGCCCAGCTGGGTGAGCTGGCACAGCCGCTTCTGGTGGAGGAGGTCCTGACCGAAACCCCGGCGCACAATGGCGATCTGCTGCCCTATGCCGAAACCACCCCGGAGACGCCAGCGGTGTTGATCTACACCTCCGGCACCACAGGCAGCGCCAAGGGGGCATTGCACGGGCACCGGGTTTTGTCGGGCCATCTTCCCGGTGTTGCGATCAGCCATGATCATCTCGGCCAACCTGGCGATTGCCTCTGGACCCCTGCGGACTGGGCCTGGATCGGCGGTCTGTTCGATGTGCTGATGCCGGGTCTGGCGCTGGGCGTCCCTGTTGTCGCCGCACGGTTGGACAAATTTACGCCGGAGGCTTGCGCCGACATCATCCGCCGGGGGGACGTGCGCAACGTCTTCTTCCCGCCGACCGCATTGCGCCTGCTGAAGGCGGCGGGGCAGGGGCTCGACGGTCTGCGCTCGGTCGCGTCTGGTGGAGAGCCCCTGGGCGCAGAGATGCTCGCCTGGGGCCAGCGGAGCCTGGGCGTGACCATCAACGAATTCTACGGTCAGACCGAATGCAATATGACGGTTTCCTCCTGCACCGCTGATTTCCCGGTCCGTCCGGGCTGTATTGGCAGGCCGGTTCCGGGGTGCGTGGTCGAGGTGATCGACGCCGACGGCACCCCCACACGTGCTGAGGGCGATGTCGCCGTGCGCCGGGGCGCGGCGTCGATGATGCTTGAATACTGGAACCGCCCCGACGCGACGGCTGAAAAATTTCATGGCGACTGGCTGGTCACCGGGGATCGCGGCATCTGGGAGGGTGATTATCTGCGCTTTGTGGGCCGCGAGGATGATGTCATCACCTCCGCCGGCTATCGCATCGGCCCGGCCGAGATCGAGGACTGCCTGATGACCCACCCGGCCGTGGCAACCGTGGGTGTGGTGGGTAAGCCGGACGAGCTGCGCACCGAAATCGTGAAGGCCTATGTGGTGCTGAAACCCGGCCATTCGCCGTCCGAGAAGGATCTGCAGGACTACGTCAAATCCCGTCTGGCAAAGTACTCTTACCCACGTGAAGTGGAGTTCTTGGACGCCCTCCCGATGACGGTGACCGGTAAGGTGATCCGCAAGGAACTGAAGGCGCGGGCAGCGGGGGAGGTGAATTGA